The genomic window GCCACTGTGCAACAAGCAGCCTCGAGCCGTGGAAACCGTGCATGCCGCAACAGCACCACGTCGACGACCGCAGCGACCGCGGTTCGCCCGTTATTATCGACGGATCGGGCCTTGAGCGCATCATTTGGCGACGGCTCACCGAGTGGGAGGATGGGAGCGATCTTGAGCGAATACTATCGACGCATCTCAACTCGGGCGATGAAACACGGGGTAGTTCGCCGAGCcctggcactggcactggctctggctctggcacACGCACTCGCACTCGCACAGGCACAGGCCATACATAGATGGATGGACATGAAAATCGGAGAGAgccaggaccaggaccagcaTTGATTCGATGGACAGGCATGTCAACTCGAACCAGGCCAGCTTGGCGGCAGACTCGGGACCAGCTGCAGGCGTCTGGGTGCAGGCGCACACCGTGGTTCGCCTGCTTGGCGAGCGACAAAGGGCTCATCCAAGTCTATTATCAAGTCTAAATCGATAGCAGAGCCATCGCGGCGACGGGTGCTAGTACACATGGGGCATATTCATGCGCAGGGCAGAGCCGAGATGGGGTCATAGACTCATGCTCATGACGGGCCTCGAATGCATAAATACATTTATTTGACGATACCTGCGAGCCGGCGGCCCACTGCCATCGAAAAGACGAACCACCTCGTCCAACGCCAACGCGCTAATCATGTATCCCGCAGTCGCACCGGCCTGATAGTCGAACGATGCCCGACCTGGAGCCGGGAGGCCGCCGCGCGGTGAGGTGATTTTCAGCTTGCCGCCGTCTCACGGGAACGCCTCGTCAGTCTTCGCCCCGGCGAGAAGGGACGGCAGCTGCTATAAAGCCATCGGCCCCATTATCAGAGACGGGCGGTTGTATGATTGCGTGCTCGCAACGGGGTCGTAGGCGGATCTGTTAATTTAGGATCTCTACGGGGAAAAGGGCCCGCGCGGGCTAATGTTTGTGTCGAGACTCCAAGACTCGAGACGTGCTGGCGAGACGGCATTCCGGCCCTTGGGTGCTCGTCGGGGCATTGAAATTTACACAGCCGCGGCATGGACGACGGCGGCTCTGGTCGGGACGATAAGAATGTAGGTGACAAGAACTCTGTAGACGAGAGTCGATTGACGCTCAGAGTTGAGCCTCGGGCGTGCTAATTTCTTTTAGAGCGCTTGATGAGATGGCGCGATGTGACGGCAACCTCTGGGCTTTTTTCCGTTCCTCTTTCCTCTCCTCTCTTGTTCTTGTATTCTCCCGTTTTCTACCCCTAGAATGGAAATATTCTCCGGCGACGTCAGGTTCGATTCATTCCTCTCGATTCTGGGTAGCACTGCCATCCCTGGCATGCAACCTCGCGATGCGCCCATCCCTATCCCTATGCCGACGATGCTACTCACCCAAGTCGTCACCGAGTTTTTTGGTTTGATTTTCAGCCCCTCTCCAGATTTCGGACCCTAATTCCACCATCAATGCGACCCTTCCTAGAGCCTCGACTGCCGTCCGTTCCACGTGGCTGACAGAGCTTCGAGGGTTTCGAGAGTTGGCATGGAGAAACGCGAAACCCTTTTCTCTTGCGGCTGTCAAAGCCCCCTCGCCTTGGTACATATATGTGAAACCAGAGCCTCATGGACTATGTCCCAGGACCCAGCCTCTCCGCCCGATTCTCCTCCCACAAATGCCGAAGTCCGCGGCCCCAGTCTGGGTCTCAGGGCCGCGGCTGTCCCGTATAACGCGTCAGTGCGGGACGTTGCATGAATAAGATCTGGTGTCTTCTGATAAGTTTTGGGCGTACGTATATTGACTCGCAACGTGCCAAGGGTTACCCCCCCTGACTGCCGGGAATACGCGACTGATTTGGCATTCGGCTCCGGCAAGTGCGTGGCTCATCGCTGTATGTATGTAACTTACCCCATACTGGATCACGCTGGATCCCGAGTCGCCCAATGCCGATGTGGCAAGGGTCTGCCCATTCCTCTTGCATTTTTTCATGTGCGTACATGGGTACAGCGGCGGGCATCCTTGACGACACCCTCCCccttctcctcttcctttAGCAGGGTAGCCCTCGAACCTGGtcgtgtacggagtattgttGTTTTGTATACtctgtatgtatatacagagtagtagtagtactacagTGCAATAGCAGAGAGCCCTGCGGCGCGCATGGATACGGATTCTGTCCGAGGGACACATGGGCAGCTTGGGTGTCAAGCGTCCTGACATGTCCCATCATGTCCCATATCCCATGTCCCATATCCCATGTCCCGTATCCCATGTCCCATGGGCAGATCAGCCTCTGAGCCGTCGGAAAAATAACGGCATCTTGCTAAATGCACACCTTGCCTGGCTTGTGGACCGTGGGGTAGTCGTACATACTCTGGTATGCGAACGAGGCTAATCCCCGGAGAGAGCGAGATTGCGCGATTGCGATTTCATTCCGCAGAGAGGCTGAGTAGCGGGTGAATGGGATGATGCCATTATGCATTTCGTTGTTGTCTTTCTCGTGTAAGCCATGCGTGTGCTGCTTTGCGATGGCATCAGACATGTACGATCCCACCCGAAAGGAGGTCAACAAGGAATCCAAAGTTCTTTTGCTCTCCGAGCCGAACCGACAAAACTGCTGATTGGCTGCGGCGGATAATCAGCCCAAAGTTTACTTTGCCAAGGACCAACATCAGGTGACACCAAGCCTTGAAAGCCCTCCAAAGTTTGTGTGTTTCAGATTGATGCCCTACGTGTTTCGGATTGTTTCTTATGATTTGAGCCGTTTTTAGGCTGATAATACCCATCCCTTTGGCTGTGTTAAGGTGCGCTGGATGTAGCTGTCTCCACTTTTCTGCGATACCTGCAGGGTACTTTTTTTGTAACTATTTAGGTACCTAGAGGTTatatacctacctagtacctGGGTATGTAGGTAGTATAACTCCTTGTAGGTCAGAAAAGTATCGTgactttaatttttatattattttttagtagATTAATGTACCTATGTAATCAGGTTTCTGATTGGCCAGAACCCTAATTCGCTACATCTAATGCACCTCAGCACAGTCAAAGGGACAGCTTTTTTGACAGCCCACTCTAACAGCTGTTAACGAATAACCTTACAGCTGGCCCCATCCACTGATGTCACACATATGGCTAAACTTTCAGGGGTTATATATTGTAGTACTATTGTCTTCAAACcagttgttgttgttgtttgccCTCTCTTGACAGCATAGCATGCATGAGTCAATGACTCTTGTTGCCTTGACTCGCAACTTCACACCGCTCAAGCTGAAATTTCGAGGGTTCAACTGTGCGCACTCTCTGACAAGTCTAGCGTCACCCTAGAAAAAattttagaaaaaaaaaaagtctttCTAGAACAAAGTGTCTTGAGTCACGGGCTTCCAAGGGGTTACGCATGCAGCACTACACTCACCATGATACAGACCAGCGTGGCGGCGTGGCGTTTAAACTCTTGCAAATTGCTCGACTGCCCTCGTTATCCCGCGCCACTTCAGCACAAGACCATTCGTGGCCTGCATACTTGGCATCGGAGAATTCAACCCCTGTCCGGCGGAGGAGCTTGGCTGCCAGTAACTTGGCGATGCCTCGTCTGCGGTAGCCGTCCTATCGTGCCATGTGAGAAAACCAGCGTGTGGCCATGATTCACCCGCCACCGGGCAACAGTGCCGGCTCACCTCGCAATGAAGACTTATCAACGAGCCGTGTAGCCCTGTCTCGGTGTCAGCGACAATCCCGGGTTGCCCTGGAGGAGAGACACAAAGTCACACCAATAAAGGCCCAAGCAATCGGCGTTCCGTCTTGCAGCTTCAACATCAAGCCCGGCAGCTGCACCAGTAACTCCCTATATGAGCAGAAACCATCAACATGGCTGCGCTTTTTGGATTTTCGTAAATCATCCTGTCTGCAAGAAGAGACTCACGGCGGCCGGGGAATGTCCGTTCTCGAAGCAACAAGCCTGCAGTCCTCCAGAGAGGCCGTCCCCCAATGCATTCCCGCCAGATCCAGAGTCTCTTTCAGCTCCGGCACATGCTCCATCCTAAACAGCCACTTGTCGTAGTCCCGCCGTGCTGTCACTCTTCCCGTCTTGGTCAAGATGTCGTGCACGTCTGAATGCACATTGCCTACAAGTAGACTGTTGCCGTAGGCTAGCTTGCCGCCGTACTCTCTACGTAGCTCCGCCAGTGTCCGGACAAGATTCATGATATGCCCCTCGTGGACTGGTAGTTCCTCATCACTCGGCCTACCCTGTTCCATGGACGAGTACATGACCATCTGTGTATCCGGCCCCGTGGAGAGCTCGGCATATGCGGCAGCAAAGCATGTCGGCTTGGTTGGTCCATCTCCAATCTGGCCGGTATCAGATGAGACAATAATACGCGCATCCGGCCCTGTGCAGTTGCGGTGGACGGCAAATTGAAGCCGTCGAAGAAGCGTGAGCGAGGCGGGAAGCTGTGAGGCAAGGAGGTGGAGCAATTCTTCAGGAGGAGAGTCAAAGACACTGACTTGTGCATCTGGAGTGTGCGCCCCCATCATGCAACGCTTTgttgtttttcttcttctttttgcaTCCCACGTAGATTACGCAATGTTACGGGTGGCGGAAGCTTGGCGTTGAGAGCCTTCGCGCTGGGAAGCCTTTGCACACAACGCCAAGTCATACTGGGCCGTTTTGTGAGGGGTCCGACGAGTAGTTAGTGTCCGTGCACGGGGTTGGCTGTCAGGAACCAAAATatgatgtatgtacggagtactatgtGGCTTGTTATCCAATTGGATCGCAGGACCCGTCTCTAAAACAAAGTATTGTTGGTGTGAGTTGTGGTTCTATCGAGGTGATTGGTCGTTGCGGAAtcaaccagttgacatgcTGCTTTAACTTGCACAACCCATCAACCCAACTTGGTTGCGCTCTGCCGTATACGTGGAGTTGAAACATGTTTTGCATTTATTCATTAATTTTTTACCTGTCCCATTGTTCATGCCAGCTCTGCATCAGGCAGGCCCAATTGTACAAACACCACAGGCGGTCGTACCTACACCAGAGAACCGTGACATGCCGAAGGAAGCACCATGCAAACACGACTCGCAATGCGTGATGCATTTATCCATGCATGAAAATGTCCTAGCTCTAGGCATATAATTCATCTAGATATCAATCTCCATGTCAAGGCCTACAGGTCAAAGGACAGAACCTCCAGGCTGCCCCATACCGCCTCCCAACGCATCCCAGATATGATGCATTAACGTATCATAGTTAATGTCGTCCTTGGCACACGTTGGTTGAAATATGTCATGTGTATTGAAACATTCTAGTTTAGATTGTCTTTGGTACATGTGGGTTGGGATATATTATGCATTACATGTTCttctcagcatcatcatTCCATCGTGCCGCAGATGTCGTCGTAAATATAGTACAAACACGCCAAATGCCGTGTACCTGGTCCGTCACTGCAAAATGGCAAATTCCCAGCCGCTCCGAACGGCAGTAGGCGTCTTCAACTCGCTCTTCAGCCAGCATCTGTGATCGCTGCCAGCGTCCCCAGGGATCATGCCCCAACTGCACCCGGTGCAGTCCGGGTATCCAGCGCAGCTATTCATGCAGTCCTGCATGCTGGACGTCCACACAACACCCAAGTCGGCCGCCCCTTCGCTGCCGGTATAGTCGACTCCGCACACCCGTAAAAAGGTCTTTCTAACCGACAGGACTTCGTACTTGGTATTGTTCGCTGCGGGACAGGCCAGCAGAGCCGTCTGCGTGGGGTTGGCCGCTATCGAGGTTGGAGTGACGGTATGGACCGATGGACTGTGTGTGTGGCACGGTTGTTAGTATACACTAGgtcctttctttttctccatTAGACGCAGCGGGATACTCTGCGAAACACTTCGTCTCAGGGGGCCCGCGCTTGAGACATACGTAGTAATAGTGGAGGAGTCATGTTCGTCTGATGTTGAATCATGTCTCGTACCCACtcccacgcccacgcccacgccaaCAGCGATTGCGACAACTAGAATGGCTGCGGCGACAATCATGCAAAACAATCGCTTGCCGAGGCCGCATATTGTTGCCTGTGGGATAGGAGCAGGAGGAGCCACGTGATCGTAGCTGTAATCGTACGAGTACGCGCCAGCAGCATGCGGGCCTGTGCTCAAGCTGTCCTGTTGGTAACCGTCATGGTCCAAGGGAGGTGGAGTTCCTTCGCGATAaaacgtcaactggtcctctGCCCATGTGACGCCCTTTGGTTTTGTAGGAGTCATTGGCCGGTTGGCCCCTGAGGAGTTCGAATCGTGCGAGTTCGATGTGTTTGCGTTTGAAGGCTGCGCTGGCCCTCGTGAGCTGTCGTTTGCCGCGTCTCGCCGCGTAGACATGTCCATCGTTGTTGCCTCCTTGACCACGGGGAAAGTTATGGTAATGATGAGAATCTAGAGAAACTCGAGCTCCGCACTCTGCCGGAGAGCCGCGCTCTTGTCTTTGCTTGCCCGCTTCGCGTCAATCAGGTTTACGGCCGCGTATGTCTaggcttggccttgaagattGACGAGGCGTCAACGACGGCCGCAGCCGACAATCCGGGCCACAGAGTCTCTCCCGaccttctcttttttcgGGGCTTACTTTTTTGGAGatgtttccttttttttttttcctttttttttttttttttttttttccgaaacggcgacggcgggcgTTTTGCGGCTTTTGTCAGATTCTAATTTCCCCGTCGATGGTGAGACGAATGCCAGGTTTATCACGTGGGTcgcctccttcttggcagccaaAGCGAAAGCGAGCGAACAGGGATGACATGTTGGACGACCTGACGAGACGAATTTGTTAGCACAGCCACTGTTGCCCGGCTGTCTTGACACTTGAACCTCATACCCTTGACAAGTTGGCATGATCGCTACTCGTTTTCTAAATGTTCGATGCTGATGAACCGCTAGAAGAGTGCTTTTGATGGACCGAATCCCACTCGGATAATCCATACATATGCTTTTTGGGAGCAAGCAAACGTAAGCCGAACAATTGAGCATGGGGATACCcgactttgacgacttgTCACAATCTCTGAAACTGCCTACCAGACTCTATTGCTCGATACATGCAGGCTCAGGCCGCATCTGCTGCGCCTGCTTTCTGTTGCCAGCACAGCTATTCATACCGAGTACGCGTCGACTACAATGATTCAGTCTTTTATTACGGCGCTTTGGTGCCCTTGAACGTCTACACATTTCCGAATCCGCTCCATCTCGTAGCTCTACCGAGTACTTGCTCGAGGCATACCGAATATCAACCCAGGTATTCGATGTTCGTTGGACCAAGCCAGAACCACCCAGATTCCCAGAGACTTAAGCGCCAGAGAAGCTATGCTGATTCCTGGTCTCTCTGGCTTCCGTCAAACAACTCACTCCGCCATCCCCTACAATCGGGAGTCAAAAAGGTCATCTCGATATCTTTCGACGTAACCCCGAAGCCCTGTGTCGTATTTATGCGGGCGCTTACACCCACGCGCACGTCGGAGTGTGGAAGCAGGTCCAAGATTCTGTCTCCTTCGCGTTGATTGTCACTACTTAGATCTGGCATCACTTGCTTCCGAGAGCCTTGCCGAGTAATGATTTGCCAGCACGGGTCAGAGCTCCTTTTCACCAACCACGCATGCAGCTGTTTTTGATACTGCAAATCATCTTTTCCAGCTTCGTGAATAGGGACATTAACCTCCTCGGTAAAGTCCGACGCTCTAAAAATACGACACCAGGGCCTTGCGGTGGTGTTTTGCccaacttggccttgccgtctGGTTTCGTCGTGATGCAGGCCCCAGATGAGGTACATGTTCATCTTTGCCGTTGAACCTGACATTCCAATCTCGAATAGGTGGATGCCGGCCATAAGACCGAAGCCCCCTTTGCAGTTGTACTTGACAAAACTCCGCAGCATAGGCACTGTGGGCGGACAAGAGTCGTGACAGTATATCCTCGGATACCCTCCCATGGTCTTCACAGTCAGGACGCAATTACCCCGGAGAGGCTGATTAATTACACAACAAACGGCATCaattgacgacattgtcTGGTCGAATCCTCGAGGCGCTGAGCGCAGCAGGCTCGGTCCGCTGGGACGTACAAGAATTCTGACGGCTTTCTGGACGCACTCATCCACAAAAACTTGCCGAATAGCCGTCCAGTTCGACCCAGGATCTTGGATATTTGGGTTACCATGATATACCGAGAGAGTTATGGCAGCTGGGCTCTCCTGCATCCTCCGTGGGTTCACGACAAAGACTGAATCGTGAGAAATTCGTCGGTATAGGTCTGCACCCATGTGTGACATGAGAATGGCCGGGCGGGCAACATAGTCCGAAGCGCTGTGACAATTCAATATACCCAGGGCCCAGCCTTCTTCCGTACCAAGCTCTTCATCCGAGCCGTCGCCAAACGGATATCCGACTTTGCAAGGGCACAACCAGAGTGTCAACTTGAGCAACGTCTCTGTCAATTCTACTGGCTCCATACTTTCAACAAGGCCGACGGCCAGCCGGGGAACCATTTCATTGTCGAAATCATAATACTCCCTCTGAGCCACGATGGGCGGCACCGCCTCGAAACCCTTGGGAGAGCTGGACAGACAACCCGGACGTCTAAGCGATTGTTCGCCCCTTTCTGTTTTTTCCCTCCACAGAAGAAGGGAATGGTCGTTGTTCCGCGCCAGGATGGCCGACTGCAATCTCATGAATGCCTTGCCACCCTCGCCGTACAGCAGCGGAAGATGTACGTTGAACAAGCCGATGAGAGAATAGGACATGTCCTCGACTCGGGTGGTGGAGCGGCGTGCCGCCCAGttcatgatgatggctgCGTTTAGAGAGCCGAGAATATCTGGTAGGTTGTCCTTGGCGTTGCATCCTTTGCATTTTCCGTTGCGAATGGGGGGCAATGCATCGACACTCGAAACAGACGAGCACATGCAGTGCCGGCTAGTGAAGACCTGTGGGAGTATTCTGGTGCGGTCGCATATGGCGCTGGAGAGAGCCTCGTCTCTGGACCCGAATCCAACCCAGTTCTTGTCGAAAAAGACAACCCTTCTCGGCGCAATGAGTTCCTGGAGCGTCCAGCCGCGATCAAACCAGCGAGACGAGCAGAAGTCGTTGTTCCCAACCAGCATTGTGACTTGAGTGTGTCGTT from Metarhizium brunneum chromosome 2, complete sequence includes these protein-coding regions:
- the HET-E1_5 gene encoding Vegetative incompatibility protein HET-E-1, coding for MRLLNAHTLLLETFNGPEESIPPYAILSHTWDSIEITYDDLCTTSTELLQGLPEFQKVTESCHQAALDGFAYVWIDACCIDKSSSAELSEAINSMFKWYQQSSTCYVYLKDFEVPGGRALPIQRHTQVTMLVGNNDFCSSRWFDRGWTLQELIAPRRVVFFDKNWVGFGSRDEALSSAICDRTRILPQVFTSRHCMCSSVSSVDALPPIRNGKCKGCNAKDNLPDILGSLNAAIIMNWAARRSTTRVEDMSYSLIGLFNVHLPLLYGEGGKAFMRLQSAILARNNDHSLLLWREKTERGEQSLRRPGCLSSSPKGFEAVPPIVAQREYYDFDNEMVPRLAVGLVESMEPVELTETLLKLTLWLCPCKVGYPFGDGSDEELGTEEGWALGILNCHSASDYVARPAILMSHMGADLYRRISHDSVFVVNPRRMQESPAAITLSVYHGNPNIQDPGSNWTAIRQVFVDECVQKAVRILVRPSGPSLLRSAPRGFDQTMSSIDAVCCVINQPLRGNCVLTVKTMGGYPRIYCHDSCPPTVPMLRSFVKYNCKGGFGLMAGIHLFEIGMSGSTAKMNMYLIWGLHHDETRRQGQVGQNTTARPWCRIFRASDFTEEVNVPIHEAGKDDLQYQKQLHAWLVKRSSDPCWQIITRQGSRKQVMPDLSSDNQREGDRILDLLPHSDVRVGVSARINTTQGFGVTSKDIEMTFLTPDCRGWRSELFDGSQRDQESA